From the genome of Bradyrhizobium sp. SZCCHNS1050, one region includes:
- a CDS encoding class I poly(R)-hydroxyalkanoic acid synthase, whose translation MTDVQNSSNPEKTFDAEAFAMNIAKAMESSGKALSAYLKPRETGEVQDRPPTELTEVVKSFTAVADYWLSDKDRASDIQTKIAKGYLDLWGSAARRLAGEDVPPAISPSPRDKRFADPEWKSNQFFDFVMQAYLLTTQWAQDLVHNAEGLDPHTRKKAEFYVNQITNALAPSNFVLTNPEVLRQTVASSGDNLVRGMQMLAEDIEAGKGSLKIRQSDPANLEVGVNMATTPGKVIFQNEMMQLIQYAPSTESVLRTPLLIVPPWINKFYILDLRPEKSFIKWCVDQGLTVFVISWVNPDKSLGTKTWEDYMKEGPLTAMDVIEKVTGEMKVHTLGYCVGGTMLATTLAWLADKRRQRVTSATFLAAQVDFTHAGDLLVFVDETQISALERDMQASGVLEGSKMAMAFNMLRSNDLIWSYVVNNYLKGQPPQAFDLLHWNSDATRMSAANHSYYLRNCYLENRLTQGTMVLDNTLLDLSKVKVPVYNLATREDHIAPADSVLYGSQFFGGPVKYVLSGSGHIAGVVNPPSSGKYQYWTNDQIHDISLKDWMKGAQEHKGSWWPDWREWLSQLDPEEVPARGVGSEAYPPLEDAPGSYVRVRA comes from the coding sequence ATGACCGACGTTCAGAACAGCAGCAATCCAGAAAAAACATTCGATGCGGAAGCGTTCGCGATGAACATCGCGAAAGCCATGGAAAGCAGCGGCAAGGCGCTCTCGGCCTACCTGAAGCCGCGCGAGACGGGCGAAGTTCAGGACCGGCCACCAACCGAATTGACCGAAGTCGTCAAATCCTTCACCGCCGTCGCCGACTACTGGCTGTCGGACAAGGATCGCGCCAGCGACATCCAGACCAAGATCGCCAAGGGCTATCTCGATTTGTGGGGCTCGGCCGCGCGCCGTCTCGCCGGCGAAGACGTACCCCCGGCCATTTCGCCCTCCCCGCGCGACAAGCGCTTCGCCGATCCGGAATGGAAGTCGAACCAGTTCTTCGATTTCGTGATGCAGGCCTATCTGCTGACGACGCAGTGGGCGCAGGACCTTGTCCACAATGCCGAGGGCCTCGATCCGCACACGCGCAAGAAGGCCGAGTTCTACGTCAACCAGATCACCAATGCGCTGGCGCCCTCGAATTTCGTCCTGACCAATCCGGAGGTGCTGCGGCAGACGGTAGCGTCGAGCGGCGATAATCTTGTGCGTGGCATGCAGATGCTCGCGGAGGACATCGAGGCCGGCAAGGGCTCGCTGAAGATCCGCCAGTCCGACCCGGCCAATCTCGAGGTCGGCGTCAACATGGCGACGACGCCGGGCAAGGTGATCTTCCAGAACGAGATGATGCAGCTGATCCAGTACGCGCCGTCGACGGAGAGCGTGCTGCGGACGCCGCTCCTGATCGTGCCGCCCTGGATCAACAAGTTCTACATCCTCGATCTGCGCCCGGAGAAATCCTTCATCAAATGGTGCGTCGATCAGGGCCTGACGGTGTTCGTGATCTCCTGGGTCAATCCCGACAAGTCGCTCGGGACCAAGACCTGGGAGGACTACATGAAGGAAGGCCCGCTCACCGCGATGGACGTCATCGAGAAGGTGACGGGCGAGATGAAGGTGCACACGCTCGGCTATTGCGTCGGCGGCACCATGCTGGCGACGACGCTCGCCTGGCTGGCCGACAAGCGCCGCCAGCGCGTGACCTCGGCGACCTTCCTCGCCGCACAGGTCGACTTCACCCATGCCGGTGATCTCCTGGTGTTCGTCGACGAGACCCAGATCTCGGCGCTGGAGCGCGACATGCAGGCCTCGGGCGTGCTCGAGGGCAGCAAGATGGCGATGGCCTTCAACATGCTGCGCTCGAACGACCTGATCTGGTCCTATGTCGTCAACAACTACCTGAAGGGCCAGCCGCCGCAGGCATTCGACCTGCTGCACTGGAACTCGGACGCCACGCGGATGTCGGCGGCGAACCATTCCTACTACCTGCGCAACTGCTATCTGGAGAACCGGCTGACGCAGGGCACGATGGTGCTGGACAACACGCTGCTGGATCTCTCCAAGGTGAAGGTGCCGGTCTACAACCTCGCCACCCGCGAGGACCACATCGCGCCGGCCGACTCCGTGCTGTACGGATCGCAATTTTTCGGCGGTCCGGTGAAGTACGTGCTTTCGGGCTCGGGCCACATCGCCGGCGTCGTCAATCCCCCCTCCTCCGGCAAGTATCAGTACTGGACCAATGACCAGATCCACGACATCTCGCTGAAGGACTGGATGAAGGGCGCACAGGAGCACAAGGGCTCGTGGTGGCCGGACTGGCGCGAATGGCTGAGCCAGCTCGATCCGGAAGAGGTGCCCGCGCGCGGCGTCGGCAGCGAGGCCTATCCACCGCTCGAGGATGCGCCGGGCTCCTATGTCCGCGTCCGCGCATAG
- a CDS encoding MAPEG family protein, with amino-acid sequence MTRELFWLTLTVILTGLLWVPYILNRCQVRGLTGAMANPSRNDKPHAPWATRLMFAHDNAVENLVIFAPLVLILNAIDYSTKWTVLACAVYFWSRVAHVIVYAIGLPVFRTLAFVVGFIAQAVLALAIFGWL; translated from the coding sequence ATGACGCGCGAACTGTTCTGGCTGACGCTCACGGTCATTCTGACCGGCCTGCTGTGGGTTCCCTACATCCTGAACCGCTGCCAGGTCCGCGGCCTGACGGGCGCGATGGCCAACCCCTCCCGCAACGACAAGCCGCACGCGCCGTGGGCGACCCGGCTGATGTTCGCGCACGACAACGCGGTCGAGAACCTCGTGATCTTCGCGCCGCTGGTGCTGATCCTCAACGCGATCGACTATTCGACCAAATGGACCGTGCTCGCCTGCGCCGTCTATTTCTGGTCGCGCGTCGCCCACGTCATCGTCTACGCGATCGGCCTGCCCGTATTTCGCACCCTTGCGTTCGTCGTCGGCTTCATCGCCCAGGCCGTCCTGGCGCTCGCGATCTTCGGCTGGCTCTAG
- a CDS encoding LacI family DNA-binding transcriptional regulator yields the protein MTADANPLPVRATLEDVARTAGVSLATVDRVINRREGVRAKTVARVEAAVAKLGYRADVAAARLARGQSFRFAFVLPTGGNSFMTILTEQVQRTAEWLAGQRGFIDILHVDVFDPDVLAGALENLSPAYQGVAVIALDHPRVRAAIDELTARGVAVVTLVSDAPSSRRLHYVGIDNPAAGRTAATLMGRYLGGREGTVAVIAGSLSLRDHAERQFGFHQILSSEYPNLLALPAIEGRDESERTRELTAALLARHPDLRGIYCCGAGNRGIADALEASGRAREVVWITHELTQHTRRFLVRGTCDAIINQDPGHEARSAARVLLAHCSGEPISPDQERIRIDIFLRDNLP from the coding sequence GTGACGGCTGACGCGAACCCGTTACCGGTCCGGGCCACGCTGGAGGACGTCGCGCGGACGGCGGGCGTGTCGCTCGCCACCGTCGACCGCGTCATCAACCGACGCGAGGGCGTGCGTGCCAAGACCGTTGCCCGGGTGGAGGCCGCTGTTGCCAAGCTGGGTTATCGCGCCGACGTCGCAGCGGCACGGCTCGCGCGCGGCCAGAGCTTCCGCTTTGCCTTCGTGCTGCCGACCGGTGGCAACAGCTTCATGACCATCCTGACCGAGCAGGTCCAGCGCACGGCAGAGTGGCTGGCCGGTCAGCGCGGCTTCATCGATATCCTCCACGTCGACGTGTTCGATCCTGACGTGCTGGCCGGTGCGCTGGAGAACCTGTCGCCGGCCTATCAGGGCGTTGCGGTCATCGCGCTGGATCACCCCAGAGTGCGCGCCGCGATCGACGAACTCACCGCGCGCGGCGTCGCGGTGGTGACCCTGGTCTCGGACGCCCCGAGCTCGCGCCGCCTGCACTACGTCGGCATCGACAACCCTGCCGCGGGGCGGACGGCGGCCACGCTGATGGGGCGCTATCTCGGCGGTCGCGAGGGGACGGTTGCCGTGATCGCGGGATCATTGTCGCTGCGCGATCACGCCGAGCGGCAATTCGGCTTTCACCAGATCCTGTCCAGCGAGTACCCGAACCTGCTCGCGCTTCCGGCCATCGAAGGCCGCGATGAGAGCGAGCGCACGCGGGAGCTGACCGCCGCGCTGCTCGCGCGCCATCCGGATCTGCGCGGCATCTACTGTTGTGGCGCCGGCAACCGTGGCATCGCCGATGCGCTCGAGGCATCCGGCCGCGCCCGGGAGGTGGTCTGGATCACTCATGAGCTGACCCAGCACACCAGGCGGTTCCTGGTCCGCGGCACGTGCGACGCCATCATCAACCAGGATCCCGGCCACGAGGCGCGCTCGGCTGCGCGCGTCCTGCTCGCGCATTGCTCGGGCGAGCCGATCAGCCCCGATCAGGAGCGCATCCGCATCGACATCTTCCTGCGGGACAATCTTCCCTAG
- a CDS encoding ThuA domain-containing protein yields MRKAMIVWGGWPGHDPDLCASMIRGWLKAEGFEVRIETTTAAFADPAIHDLSLIIPIYTMSKIEKAEALNLCAAVRSGVGLAGHHGGMCDAFRDSVDYQFLCGGQWVTHPGNIIDYRVDLTRPDDPIMKGLTSFEHRSEQYYMHVDPANEVLATTTFTGEHAPWIEGVVMPVVWKKRYGAGRVFYSSLGHRAYELDVPEIRTLMTRGMLWAARE; encoded by the coding sequence ATGCGCAAGGCAATGATTGTATGGGGCGGCTGGCCAGGACATGACCCCGATCTCTGTGCCTCGATGATCCGCGGCTGGCTCAAGGCGGAAGGCTTCGAGGTGCGGATCGAGACCACGACGGCCGCGTTCGCAGATCCTGCGATCCACGATCTGTCGCTGATCATCCCGATCTACACGATGTCCAAGATCGAGAAGGCGGAAGCGCTCAACCTCTGCGCGGCGGTGCGCAGCGGCGTTGGGCTCGCCGGCCATCATGGCGGCATGTGCGATGCCTTCCGCGATTCGGTCGACTACCAGTTCCTGTGCGGCGGGCAATGGGTCACCCATCCCGGCAACATCATCGACTACCGGGTCGACTTGACCAGGCCGGACGATCCCATCATGAAGGGCCTGACAAGTTTCGAGCACCGTTCCGAGCAGTATTACATGCACGTCGATCCGGCCAACGAGGTGTTGGCGACCACGACCTTCACCGGAGAGCACGCCCCATGGATCGAGGGGGTGGTGATGCCGGTGGTCTGGAAGAAGCGTTACGGCGCGGGCAGGGTGTTCTATTCCTCCCTCGGCCACCGTGCCTACGAGCTCGACGTGCCGGAGATCCGGACGTTGATGACCCGCGGCATGCTATGGGCGGCGCGCGAGTGA
- a CDS encoding Gfo/Idh/MocA family oxidoreductase codes for MRKVGIGIIGCGNISTAYLKAAQRFPVLDIKALADMRSDAAERQGAAFGLPAMRVDQLLKRDDVEIVINLTVPLAHTDVSLAVLNAGKHVHSEKPLGIDVAEARKVIELAAQKNLRVGCAPDTFLGGGHQTARKLIDDGAIGTPVAGSAFFGCPGHERWHPAPGFYYLRGGGPMLDMGPYYITDLVQLLGPVASVMGSTARPRSERLVTSQPMNGTLIPVEVATHVAGTLEFESGAVVSVTMSFDVPKHRHAPIEIYGAEGSMLVPDPNRFGGEVQVAKTGGDWQTMPLTHGHVDGEFRSIGVADMATAILNDRPHRASGALAFHVLEVMEAFQTSASEGRRVKIESGVERPAILPVGRDTGQID; via the coding sequence ATGAGAAAAGTCGGCATCGGCATCATCGGCTGCGGCAACATCAGCACCGCCTATCTGAAGGCGGCCCAGCGCTTCCCCGTTCTGGACATCAAGGCGCTCGCCGACATGCGCAGCGACGCAGCCGAGCGACAGGGCGCAGCCTTCGGCCTGCCGGCGATGCGGGTCGATCAATTGCTGAAGCGCGATGACGTCGAGATCGTCATCAATCTCACCGTGCCGCTCGCCCATACCGACGTCAGTCTCGCCGTGCTAAATGCCGGCAAGCACGTTCATTCCGAGAAGCCGCTCGGAATCGACGTCGCGGAAGCCCGCAAGGTGATCGAGCTTGCCGCGCAGAAGAACCTGCGGGTCGGCTGCGCGCCCGACACGTTCCTCGGCGGCGGCCACCAGACCGCGCGCAAGCTGATCGACGACGGCGCGATCGGCACGCCTGTCGCGGGCAGCGCGTTCTTCGGCTGTCCCGGCCATGAGCGCTGGCATCCGGCGCCGGGCTTCTATTACCTGCGCGGCGGCGGCCCGATGCTCGACATGGGCCCATACTACATCACCGATCTGGTGCAGTTGCTTGGCCCGGTCGCGAGCGTGATGGGCTCGACCGCGCGCCCGAGATCCGAACGCCTGGTCACCAGCCAGCCGATGAACGGCACGCTGATCCCGGTCGAGGTCGCGACCCACGTCGCGGGCACGCTCGAGTTCGAGAGCGGGGCGGTGGTCTCGGTCACCATGAGTTTCGACGTTCCGAAGCACCGGCACGCGCCCATCGAGATCTATGGCGCCGAGGGCAGCATGCTGGTGCCGGACCCCAACCGCTTCGGCGGCGAGGTGCAGGTCGCCAAGACCGGCGGCGACTGGCAGACGATGCCGTTGACGCATGGTCACGTCGACGGCGAGTTCCGCTCCATCGGCGTGGCCGATATGGCGACCGCGATCCTGAACGACCGGCCGCATCGGGCCAGCGGTGCGCTCGCCTTCCACGTGCTGGAGGTCATGGAGGCGTTCCAGACCTCCGCAAGCGAAGGGCGGCGGGTCAAGATCGAGAGCGGCGTGGAGCGGCCGGCGATTTTGCCTGTTGGACGCGACACCGGACAGATCGACTGA
- a CDS encoding carbohydrate ABC transporter permease produces the protein MNKVETFRAPFDPAVLFKTVFLAIVAIFVLVPLLATLLGGFKSLGELRVNPFGLPQHWAWQNYADILFSGRYWQLLRNSLIISTLTVVLTLIVASMAAFTFAHVRFYGSSMLLSYLTLGLLFPAATAVLPLFIKVRDLGLLDTYFGVALPQVAFSLAMSVLLLRRFFKDIPYELLEAALVDGCSYIKFFRYVTLPLSRPILATVGTITFVNSWNAYLLPLVMLNTDALYPWPLGIMVYQGEYSSEWHLILAFITLTILPTIILFLLAQKHIVAGLTSGAVKG, from the coding sequence ATGAATAAGGTGGAGACGTTCCGGGCACCATTCGATCCCGCCGTGCTGTTCAAGACGGTGTTCCTCGCGATCGTCGCCATCTTCGTGCTGGTGCCGCTGCTTGCGACGCTGCTCGGTGGCTTCAAGTCGCTCGGGGAATTGCGCGTGAATCCGTTCGGCCTGCCGCAGCACTGGGCGTGGCAGAACTATGCCGATATCCTGTTCTCCGGGCGCTACTGGCAGCTCCTGCGCAATTCGCTGATCATCTCCACGCTGACGGTCGTTCTGACTCTCATCGTCGCGTCGATGGCGGCCTTCACCTTTGCCCATGTCCGATTCTACGGCAGCTCGATGCTGCTGAGCTATTTGACGCTCGGCCTGCTGTTTCCGGCGGCGACCGCGGTGTTGCCGCTGTTCATCAAGGTGCGCGATCTCGGGCTGCTCGACACCTATTTCGGCGTCGCGCTGCCGCAGGTCGCCTTCAGCCTCGCCATGAGCGTGCTGTTGCTGCGCCGCTTCTTCAAGGACATCCCCTACGAGCTGCTCGAGGCCGCGCTGGTCGACGGCTGCAGCTATATCAAATTCTTCCGCTACGTGACGTTGCCATTGTCGCGCCCGATCCTGGCGACGGTCGGCACCATTACCTTCGTCAACAGCTGGAACGCCTATCTGCTGCCGCTGGTGATGCTCAACACCGATGCGCTGTATCCATGGCCGCTCGGCATCATGGTCTATCAGGGCGAGTATTCGTCCGAGTGGCACCTGATCCTCGCCTTCATCACCCTGACCATCCTGCCAACGATCATCCTCTTCCTCCTGGCGCAGAAGCACATCGTTGCCGGCCTGACGTCGGGCGCGGTCAAGGGATGA
- a CDS encoding sugar ABC transporter permease, giving the protein MARPIASSPAMGVSPASLSTRAVGGPSWDGRFTVLILFLPPALLLFTLFVVLPIGEAAWYSGFNWNGFGRPTHWIGFDNYRFVLETRAFWLALRNNGLIIAVSLCVQLPLALTLALMLAERFRGAVALRMLFFMPYILAEIATGLIFSFVYDGDYGLVASIWRSFGAEPPHLLASTDTAMLAVLIVIVWKYFGFHMMLFIAALQSIDKSLIEAARIDGATRSQSLRHIVIPLLYPTIRLSVFFAIVGSLQLFDLVMPLTRGGPADSSNTMVSFLYNNGISRMRVGYGSAIGVILFVICVTFAFTYKRWFMRDE; this is encoded by the coding sequence CTGGGACGGCCGCTTCACCGTCCTGATCCTGTTCCTGCCGCCTGCGCTGCTGCTGTTCACGCTCTTCGTGGTGCTGCCGATCGGCGAGGCCGCCTGGTACTCGGGCTTCAACTGGAATGGGTTCGGCAGGCCGACCCATTGGATCGGCTTTGACAACTATCGTTTCGTGCTGGAGACGCGCGCGTTCTGGCTCGCGCTGCGCAACAACGGCCTGATCATTGCGGTCTCGCTGTGTGTCCAGTTGCCGCTGGCGCTGACGCTGGCCCTGATGCTCGCGGAGCGGTTCCGCGGCGCGGTGGCGCTGCGGATGCTGTTCTTCATGCCCTATATCCTCGCCGAGATCGCGACCGGGCTGATCTTCAGCTTCGTCTATGACGGCGATTATGGCCTGGTCGCGTCGATCTGGCGCAGCTTCGGCGCCGAGCCGCCGCATCTGCTGGCCTCGACCGACACGGCGATGCTGGCGGTGCTGATCGTGATCGTCTGGAAGTATTTCGGCTTCCACATGATGCTGTTCATCGCCGCGCTGCAGAGCATCGACAAGAGCCTGATCGAGGCCGCCCGGATCGACGGTGCGACGCGGTCGCAGAGCCTGCGCCACATCGTCATTCCCTTGCTCTACCCGACGATTCGGCTCTCGGTGTTCTTCGCCATCGTCGGCTCGCTGCAGCTGTTCGACCTGGTGATGCCGCTGACGCGCGGAGGGCCCGCCGACTCCTCGAATACAATGGTGAGCTTTCTCTACAACAACGGCATCTCCCGGATGCGGGTCGGCTATGGCAGCGCCATCGGCGTCATCCTGTTCGTGATCTGCGTGACCTTTGCCTTCACCTACAAGCGATGGTTCATGCGCGATGAATAA